In a genomic window of Aerosakkonema funiforme FACHB-1375:
- the cas3g gene encoding type I-G CRISPR-associated helicase/endonuclease Cas3g, with amino-acid sequence MQNYPEWFKEITQNPPFPYQERLATASELPILLNVPTGAGKTAAVVLSWLWRRRYASEEIRKRTPRRLVYCLPMRTLVEQTYTAVEDWLKKVQLSDEIGLHLLMSGAVSDRWEADPEKDCILIGTQDQLLSRALNRGYSMSRYKWPIHFALLNNDCLWVMDEVQLMGAGLRTTAQLQGFREIFGTYGTVRSLWMSATLDPDLLQTVNYKPDSSQVQKLIDDEVLQNETLKLRVQAQKRLVKTKTECSGKENDYALALAKEVMAAHIPGSLTLVICNRVSRAQELYKALEKQTSEKSILIHSRFRAAEREERNQQLQELREKKLSGILVATQAIEAGVDISAQTLFTELAPWSSLVQRFGRCNRYGECSETATVYWIDIPDLKKNASPYKAEQLEKARSLLEELKQVGSKDLDKVKDKYLKEEIEGLIPRQHDLLQLFDTSTDLAGHDIDISSFIRETDENDVAIAWRDWSGEEPPDDMGALQQEELCRVRLVKTNIGYTNDLLDKLKKQDRYPWYWDGLKGKWEKAKAVYPGLSLLLHCSDGGYSEKLGFTGESTDQPEAVGTTTSIESDHDEADSLTYQMKQYVTLVQHSQDVAEGVKQLCTDLLFDNLEVELLERAGRWHDLGKAHAAFQEMLTRDRPERQKEGKIWAKSDHPTKMRLRKYFRHELISALVALQQGEPFLLCYLVAAHHGKVRMTIQPRPNEKAPDCIQRYALGVWEGDCMLPVDLGDGPSSNQELSLACMELGEGKNGESWTARAIALLEKYGPFKLAFLETLIRIADWRASAKYNDEILTRTE; translated from the coding sequence ATGCAAAATTACCCGGAATGGTTTAAAGAAATTACTCAAAACCCACCGTTCCCTTATCAAGAGCGACTAGCCACAGCATCAGAACTCCCAATTCTGCTGAATGTGCCAACGGGAGCAGGAAAAACAGCCGCAGTGGTCTTGAGTTGGCTTTGGCGCAGACGTTACGCCTCTGAAGAAATTCGTAAGCGCACGCCTCGTCGCTTAGTTTACTGCTTACCGATGCGAACACTGGTTGAGCAAACCTATACAGCAGTGGAAGATTGGTTAAAAAAGGTACAATTGAGCGATGAAATTGGACTACACCTGCTCATGAGTGGCGCAGTTAGCGATCGCTGGGAAGCTGACCCAGAAAAAGACTGCATTCTGATCGGTACTCAAGACCAACTATTGAGTCGAGCATTGAACCGAGGATACAGCATGAGCCGCTACAAGTGGCCGATCCACTTTGCCTTGCTGAACAACGATTGTTTGTGGGTAATGGATGAGGTGCAGTTAATGGGGGCTGGACTGCGAACAACTGCCCAACTGCAAGGGTTTCGAGAAATCTTTGGGACTTATGGAACAGTGCGATCGCTATGGATGAGCGCCACTCTCGATCCAGATCTGCTGCAAACTGTTAACTATAAGCCTGATTCGAGCCAAGTCCAAAAACTTATTGATGATGAGGTTTTACAGAATGAAACGCTCAAGTTGCGAGTGCAAGCTCAAAAGCGTTTAGTCAAAACAAAAACCGAATGCAGCGGTAAAGAAAACGACTATGCCTTGGCGCTGGCGAAAGAAGTAATGGCCGCGCACATACCCGGTTCGCTGACACTGGTAATTTGCAATCGAGTCAGCCGTGCCCAGGAACTTTACAAAGCCCTGGAAAAGCAAACTAGCGAGAAATCAATATTAATTCACTCGCGCTTTCGAGCCGCAGAACGAGAGGAACGAAATCAGCAACTTCAAGAACTTCGAGAGAAAAAGCTTTCTGGCATTTTGGTAGCAACTCAAGCAATCGAAGCAGGTGTTGATATTTCTGCTCAAACCCTGTTTACTGAACTTGCGCCTTGGTCGTCGCTAGTGCAACGGTTTGGACGGTGTAATCGCTATGGGGAATGCTCTGAAACAGCAACCGTTTACTGGATAGATATCCCTGATTTAAAGAAAAATGCTAGCCCATATAAGGCTGAACAACTGGAAAAAGCGCGATCGCTTCTTGAAGAACTGAAACAGGTAGGCTCAAAAGACTTGGATAAGGTTAAGGATAAGTATCTAAAAGAGGAGATTGAAGGCTTAATTCCCCGCCAGCATGACCTGTTGCAATTGTTTGACACTTCAACTGACCTTGCAGGACATGATATCGATATTTCTTCATTTATTCGAGAAACAGATGAAAATGATGTGGCGATCGCTTGGCGGGACTGGTCGGGTGAAGAACCACCCGATGATATGGGTGCATTACAACAAGAAGAACTTTGTCGAGTTCGGCTTGTTAAAACAAACATCGGTTATACAAACGACCTGTTAGATAAGCTCAAGAAGCAAGACCGCTATCCTTGGTACTGGGATGGGCTGAAAGGCAAATGGGAAAAGGCTAAAGCAGTTTATCCAGGGCTGTCGTTGCTGCTGCATTGTTCAGATGGTGGTTACTCAGAAAAACTTGGTTTCACAGGTGAAAGCACCGACCAACCTGAAGCAGTTGGAACAACAACTTCTATTGAGTCTGACCACGATGAAGCCGATTCATTGACTTATCAGATGAAACAGTACGTCACTTTGGTTCAACATTCTCAGGATGTTGCAGAGGGAGTAAAGCAGCTTTGTACAGACTTATTATTTGATAACCTGGAAGTCGAATTGCTAGAAAGAGCAGGACGTTGGCATGATTTGGGTAAAGCTCATGCTGCTTTTCAAGAAATGCTGACTCGCGATCGCCCTGAACGGCAGAAAGAAGGGAAGATTTGGGCTAAATCCGATCATCCAACCAAAATGCGGTTACGTAAGTATTTCCGCCATGAATTAATTAGCGCTTTAGTCGCCCTACAGCAAGGCGAACCGTTTTTGTTGTGTTATCTGGTTGCAGCCCATCATGGCAAAGTCCGAATGACGATTCAACCCCGTCCTAATGAAAAAGCCCCTGATTGTATCCAGCGATATGCACTAGGAGTCTGGGAGGGAGATTGTATGCTGCCCGTTGATTTGGGGGATGGGCCGTCTAGCAATCAAGAACTTTCTCTAGCCTGTATGGAGTTAGGAGAAGGAAAAAATGGGGAATCGTGGACAGCACGGGCGATCGCCCTTCTGGAGAAGTATGGCCCTTTCAAGCTGGCATTTCTGGAAACGCTGATTCGGATTGCTGATTGGCGTGCTTCTGCTAAATATAATGACGAGATTTTGACGAGGACGGAATAA
- the cas8g1 gene encoding type I-G CRISPR-associated protein Cas8g1/Csx17 — protein sequence MPESITLRGCTPEPLSNYLKALGVLRLLAEPHYRDQDKKLKAIDPQAKGYWRNDVFVLITHLTSDELEKFFLYHYEPTPLVAPWNGSTGFYPKDTAQKRLLNSIQQAKSERFQLYGEAIAIAQQQVDALKLTVQPKDEEKRRLVERLRNHLPDEVVKWLDTCLLITSDLLETPPLLGTGGNEGNVEYSRTFMQQLQELIDLTTGKPTQSSNFLLKAALFDEILPELPFAGKIGQFNPIATGGVNASPRHDTDSRVNPWSYVLTMEGIMLFASGATRRYEKSERGRFVYPFTVNASSIGYGSASDSDVARAEFWVPLWSQPTGLRELQILFSEGRAKVGGRSVRDGIDFARAISSLGVTRGIQEFVRYIFLQRNGAGEKASHFAIPLDRFQPQFNPQVDRLKEIDNWLDSFRRAAQDDKAPASVKRAHRRLETAIIDFSRGKAFLLDVLIALGEAEAALDNSLKFTQKKCLHPLPLLESGWIDDCKEESSEFRLALALASNNLRQRLARVRGNKPTFGADNNDKLTTWHKGSLNKNLITLLKRQEIELEQSKNKQDEAEIEQKTRLTQKLPFAKIEDVVWWIDNETQDERIEAIARGLSLVKPKRLETERNNNLKGFVPLTYALLAIAHHRTFKKKAFEKVFGTTILKDNVDLPRIPALLTRLAAGDCFTATKLAARRLRASGFPTKVGEQQEEESRTQRIAAALAFPLSDYGIAYLAKQVLLIHSKE from the coding sequence ATGCCTGAATCCATTACTCTACGTGGTTGCACCCCAGAACCACTATCAAACTACCTCAAAGCGTTAGGAGTTTTGCGTTTATTAGCAGAGCCGCATTACCGCGACCAAGACAAAAAGCTCAAAGCGATCGATCCTCAAGCAAAAGGATATTGGCGCAATGATGTTTTTGTCTTGATCACACACCTAACATCTGATGAGTTAGAAAAGTTCTTTCTCTATCATTATGAGCCAACACCGTTAGTCGCTCCTTGGAACGGTAGCACTGGGTTTTACCCAAAAGATACTGCTCAGAAGCGTTTGCTCAATTCAATTCAACAGGCGAAGTCAGAACGGTTTCAACTTTATGGGGAGGCCATTGCAATCGCTCAACAGCAGGTTGATGCTCTTAAGTTAACAGTTCAGCCGAAGGATGAGGAGAAACGACGGTTAGTGGAGCGATTACGCAATCATTTGCCTGACGAAGTAGTGAAATGGCTAGATACCTGTTTGCTAATCACTTCTGACTTACTAGAAACCCCACCGTTGTTAGGGACAGGGGGTAATGAGGGCAATGTTGAATACAGTCGTACTTTTATGCAGCAGCTACAGGAGCTAATAGATCTTACAACTGGTAAACCGACACAGAGTTCAAATTTTTTGCTTAAGGCGGCATTGTTTGATGAAATTCTCCCAGAGTTACCCTTTGCTGGCAAAATCGGGCAGTTTAACCCTATTGCAACTGGGGGAGTAAATGCTTCACCAAGGCACGATACGGATTCTAGGGTTAATCCTTGGAGTTATGTCCTGACAATGGAAGGCATCATGCTGTTTGCTTCAGGAGCAACTCGGCGTTATGAAAAGTCGGAACGGGGAAGGTTTGTCTATCCATTCACAGTTAATGCCTCTAGCATCGGTTACGGTAGCGCTTCAGACAGTGATGTAGCTAGAGCAGAGTTTTGGGTTCCTCTTTGGTCACAGCCCACAGGATTGAGAGAGCTACAAATTCTCTTTAGTGAAGGACGAGCAAAGGTTGGTGGTCGTTCTGTAAGAGATGGCATTGATTTCGCTAGGGCAATCTCTAGTTTAGGCGTAACTAGAGGTATTCAAGAATTTGTTCGCTATATCTTTTTGCAAAGAAATGGAGCAGGAGAAAAAGCTAGCCATTTTGCCATTCCCCTCGATCGCTTTCAGCCTCAGTTTAACCCCCAAGTTGACCGATTGAAGGAAATCGACAATTGGTTAGACAGCTTTAGACGGGCGGCTCAAGATGATAAGGCTCCTGCGTCTGTCAAACGGGCGCATCGACGTTTAGAAACTGCCATTATCGATTTTAGTCGTGGAAAGGCATTTCTACTAGATGTGCTAATTGCATTAGGTGAAGCAGAGGCAGCATTAGATAATTCTCTCAAGTTTACTCAAAAGAAATGTCTTCACCCCCTACCTTTGTTGGAATCGGGTTGGATTGATGACTGTAAAGAAGAATCGAGCGAGTTTCGTTTGGCACTGGCATTGGCTAGTAATAACTTGCGACAGCGACTTGCGCGGGTAAGAGGCAACAAGCCTACTTTTGGGGCGGATAACAATGACAAATTAACTACTTGGCACAAAGGTAGTTTAAATAAGAATTTAATTACTCTACTCAAGCGTCAAGAAATTGAATTAGAGCAATCAAAAAACAAGCAAGATGAAGCTGAAATAGAACAAAAGACAAGATTAACTCAGAAACTTCCTTTTGCCAAAATTGAAGATGTTGTTTGGTGGATTGATAACGAAACTCAAGATGAGCGAATTGAGGCAATTGCCAGAGGTCTTTCTCTAGTAAAACCAAAACGCTTAGAAACCGAGCGAAACAACAATTTAAAAGGGTTTGTGCCACTTACCTACGCCCTGTTAGCGATCGCTCACCACCGCACCTTTAAAAAGAAAGCCTTCGAGAAAGTTTTCGGCACAACAATTCTTAAGGATAATGTAGACTTACCCAGAATTCCCGCATTGCTAACAAGACTGGCAGCAGGAGATTGTTTTACGGCAACTAAACTGGCAGCGCGTCGCCTGCGGGCTAGTGGTTTTCCTACCAAAGTAGGAGAACAGCAAGAAGAAGAGAGCAGAACTCAACGAATTGCTGCTGCTTTAGCATTTCCTCTGTCCGATTATGGAATTGCTTATCTAGCAAAACAAGTTTTACTCATTCACTCTAAGGAGTAG
- the cas7g gene encoding type I-G CRISPR-associated RAMP protein Csb1/Cas7g: MDFNSLKDAPRLLIEADLVPLQGTRFQPTGFPDLGAATYRLPNQEKTQMLLLESAQSVANRLENTILDEANQDVVAPLKGIPYVVVKQGDKVLTNSLLEAHRLNSPYIMGTKQKKTALFDKIQAELEIAPETPVDFHRLATVLAKYDLNCLLHGIFFEKIAGALRIARTLSGFIEAKNVSIVSSGGVKHDRVDATGKAKDKGGAGEGYGNVPYHREEYTAEKITAYFSLDLAQIRGYRLGVDVENLLIAIALYKIQRFLDRGLRLRTACDLEATKIEVKRPEKFELPSHAELAKALLSLVKAAASAFANPPITVVQYQAEESKKK, from the coding sequence ATGGACTTCAATTCACTCAAAGATGCCCCTCGATTATTGATTGAAGCTGATCTAGTTCCTCTACAAGGAACGCGATTTCAGCCAACTGGATTTCCCGATTTAGGTGCAGCAACTTATCGACTTCCCAATCAAGAAAAAACCCAAATGCTACTACTAGAATCGGCTCAAAGTGTAGCGAATCGGTTAGAAAATACCATTTTGGATGAAGCAAATCAAGATGTAGTTGCTCCTCTGAAGGGAATTCCTTATGTAGTAGTTAAGCAGGGCGATAAAGTTTTGACAAATTCGCTATTAGAAGCGCATCGGCTGAACTCTCCCTACATTATGGGAACTAAACAGAAAAAAACTGCTTTATTCGATAAAATTCAAGCTGAACTTGAGATTGCTCCCGAAACCCCAGTGGACTTTCATAGATTAGCTACAGTTCTGGCTAAATACGATTTAAATTGTTTATTGCATGGTATTTTCTTTGAAAAAATTGCTGGTGCTTTAAGAATTGCCCGTACACTGTCTGGTTTTATTGAAGCCAAAAATGTCTCAATTGTAAGTTCAGGTGGTGTTAAGCACGATCGGGTTGATGCCACCGGGAAAGCAAAGGATAAAGGTGGTGCTGGAGAAGGTTATGGGAATGTACCCTACCACCGGGAAGAGTACACGGCTGAAAAAATTACGGCTTATTTCAGCTTGGATTTAGCACAAATTCGCGGCTATCGCTTAGGGGTTGATGTAGAAAATTTACTGATTGCGATCGCCCTCTACAAAATTCAACGCTTCCTCGATCGCGGTTTGCGCCTGCGAACTGCCTGCGATCTAGAAGCAACTAAAATAGAAGTCAAGCGTCCAGAGAAGTTTGAACTCCCCAGTCATGCAGAACTAGCTAAGGCATTGCTCTCGTTAGTTAAAGCAGCAGCTTCAGCCTTTGCTAATCCTCCCATAACGGTTGTTCAGTACCAGGCTGAGGAGAGCAAAAAGAAATAA
- a CDS encoding GNAT family N-acetyltransferase: protein MSINEILEVENYCNLSRLLNKGLIQLYQEIFAEPPEYQIWPEVKLSELFSFYQSSGHLFVAVARLEQPIGFCAILPLTVSSIWQTVVSDGFSTYTLNQDFLYYKFGIDSQSAWYVADLGVAAQHRKLGLGTKLIQRAIACRKPMLLRVSLVRSQAIALYNRVGFEPINLFQKANYKQQNGSVKTFEKMLMLIK, encoded by the coding sequence ATGAGTATTAACGAAATCCTAGAGGTGGAAAATTACTGCAATCTCAGTAGACTTTTAAATAAGGGTTTAATCCAGCTATACCAAGAGATATTTGCTGAGCCACCGGAATACCAAATCTGGCCAGAAGTTAAGTTGTCGGAATTATTCTCTTTCTATCAATCCAGCGGTCATCTTTTTGTTGCAGTTGCTCGCTTGGAGCAACCAATAGGTTTCTGTGCTATTTTGCCATTAACTGTTTCATCAATTTGGCAAACTGTAGTCAGCGATGGTTTTTCTACTTATACCCTAAATCAAGATTTTTTGTATTATAAGTTTGGTATTGATTCTCAGTCAGCTTGGTATGTCGCTGATTTAGGTGTAGCTGCTCAACATCGAAAGCTCGGTTTGGGAACAAAACTGATACAAAGAGCTATAGCTTGTAGGAAGCCTATGTTACTTCGGGTTTCATTAGTAAGAAGCCAAGCGATCGCACTGTACAATCGGGTTGGATTTGAACCTATAAATCTGTTTCAAAAGGCTAACTACAAACAACAGAATGGGTCGGTAAAAACTTTTGAAAAAATGCTTATGCTTATCAAATAA
- a CDS encoding PAS domain-containing protein, giving the protein MDLLKLLNSPGWSWKLSGRNCIILAPSHDDATELLENCVDSLLSTAAVLKGNVQIGWRGCKRPFKITPEMAKIMMSEPSLHEKITMNQPNSDPKNNLLPELGFDLNELYCNPLPVYINQISDQRVVFANPAALAAQGKKPIEFLGESAAALNDPDELERRDAMLIRDGFLSEYQYNALRWYKDEETQLWRRKRMNFCSNFRRINFLGESCRLAIVLQAVETGKAVG; this is encoded by the coding sequence ATGGATTTATTGAAACTGCTGAATAGCCCAGGCTGGAGTTGGAAGCTTTCTGGAAGAAATTGCATTATTCTTGCTCCTAGCCATGATGATGCTACCGAACTACTCGAAAATTGCGTAGATAGCCTGCTTAGCACCGCCGCAGTACTTAAAGGAAACGTTCAAATCGGATGGCGCGGATGCAAGCGGCCTTTCAAAATTACTCCTGAAATGGCAAAGATAATGATGTCAGAGCCATCATTACATGAAAAAATCACCATGAACCAGCCCAACTCCGATCCCAAAAATAATTTATTGCCAGAATTAGGCTTCGATCTTAATGAATTATATTGTAACCCACTACCTGTCTACATTAATCAGATCTCCGATCAGCGTGTAGTTTTCGCTAATCCTGCTGCACTTGCCGCCCAAGGTAAAAAACCTATAGAATTCCTGGGTGAAAGTGCCGCTGCCTTAAATGACCCAGACGAACTTGAACGGCGGGATGCTATGTTAATTAGAGATGGTTTTCTTAGCGAATATCAATACAACGCATTAAGATGGTATAAGGATGAAGAAACTCAGTTATGGCGACGCAAGCGAATGAATTTTTGTTCAAATTTCCGCCGAATAAATTTTTTAGGTGAATCATGTCGGTTAGCTATTGTTTTGCAAGCTGTTGAAACAGGAAAGGCAGTAGGCTAA
- a CDS encoding helix-turn-helix domain-containing protein — protein MYRLMEESSNIGNLILWKLNEMMARRRVRNKDLAQVLGVSENSVYRLRKRDTMPRLNPEILNGICAKLDCQPADLLVYISDENLEKAIAVSQTNEV, from the coding sequence ATGTATAGACTCATGGAGGAGAGTTCTAACATCGGCAATTTGATACTTTGGAAACTTAATGAAATGATGGCAAGACGCCGCGTCCGTAATAAAGATTTAGCTCAAGTGTTGGGGGTCAGCGAAAACTCCGTGTATCGACTCCGAAAAAGAGACACGATGCCCCGACTAAATCCAGAAATACTCAATGGAATTTGCGCTAAGCTTGACTGCCAACCAGCCGACCTGCTGGTGTACATATCGGACGAAAACCTAGAAAAGGCAATTGCGGTATCTCAAACAAACGAAGTCTAA
- a CDS encoding DNA cytosine methyltransferase: MTHPASLCISTNPPALAIGLLAGVGGMDLGVVSAGWKNRLLPRWTIELIRIHTYSVFNRSLEIAHDWIDVICQRAEIEMEPWDYCLVWVKHIQPDQHGYRAECVRELAKHTFGQYKFDTINKRWGAKFEKRPDGVLQLLQASHALRTMQIELFNLEGKVKYLSDVVNKALPN; the protein is encoded by the coding sequence ATGACACACCCAGCTTCTTTGTGTATCTCCACCAACCCCCCAGCCCTAGCAATCGGCTTATTGGCCGGAGTTGGAGGCATGGACTTAGGAGTGGTATCGGCTGGGTGGAAAAACCGACTACTCCCACGTTGGACGATCGAGCTAATCCGAATACACACTTATAGTGTATTTAATCGCTCACTGGAGATCGCCCATGATTGGATTGACGTGATTTGCCAAAGGGCAGAGATCGAAATGGAACCGTGGGACTATTGCTTAGTTTGGGTTAAACACATTCAGCCAGATCAACACGGGTACCGTGCGGAATGCGTGCGAGAACTGGCTAAACACACTTTCGGGCAGTACAAATTCGACACTATCAACAAAAGATGGGGAGCGAAATTTGAAAAAAGGCCAGATGGGGTACTGCAACTGTTACAAGCCAGCCATGCCTTACGCACGATGCAAATTGAACTATTCAACTTGGAGGGAAAGGTTAAGTATTTGTCGGATGTGGTTAATAAAGCTTTACCTAATTGA
- the dcm gene encoding DNA (cytosine-5-)-methyltransferase has product MTHLASLCISTNPPPLAISLFAGVGGMDLGIASAGFEIALAVEKDPHTAAQYRENFPNTPVLCADVTQLTGQEILSSIGYSSVAIDLVVGGPSCQGFSRIGKRDPKDSRNSGVYHFVRLVGELQPRAFLMENVASMRDSRYAELIDNCWQQLKSYGYQIREWKLNASNYGVPQSRERLFWVGCRDAATKAPAPLEQPVTVYDAFSDLLPLEGLLALDKDIIETDWQPGEYSQYLNIIFTPQGNWNPQRLTGCTLTDHSPEVIERFITAPTGEIEPISRLYRLDYQRQCTTLRAGTATAQGGHTAPRPIHPEHPRVITVREAARLSSFPDWFQFHPTKWRGHRQIGNAVPPLLARAVGIQLIDALSNTQSFSPDQTNTTKTTGSTTMTSTTIISNLDNYNFPPLTSSKTIKLAKEIVELGSTHAASLGKIKEASLELGYKLLELENAVGQSEVKEILKHCFPKEIVRYLRNLLCQAKLIEKCPSLYSRILSMPICHTAILLAGTEEQIEQILTSDTKWTVELLKLRLKADNHQDTTLPIPLLAINAPVKIIADVPDSGEIARVENIDDDRVTVTKLHTGEVSKFDINEVKPLCQDTYTALTTILATTASLHTAFKDAADTGDQRLQNDIENKLNLLDKSRRQLTARLAITEKAAKNLASYVAANTSIDPIATQDECASTFRVWNIGEDDREPIIAKAQLLAKLRTKQIFAQPTLAELAIATATILHKPTTKNAGGGIPISTREYSELTELVQEKDSTIQQLKAELDEVKANRQTVVETPDNTISSRLDVMQQEMESLRTAYQSIEQKYSNALTELESYKQLTQKQASEINALKNSNTSVQTTDNTSTAQTFQPNDIVRIIANSNQALVNQMGIFREVEIEELPLGTRERAVVVLSPGTRFQIPVRIANYQQSLEKLAITKEEFLVFAQAEDLVEQNKDLESRIEHKESKIDEAVCQIGRCLAQLGIPGWYEKGVYIDSQGRTHSDAIALEEGVKTIAEILVNLETQVSYSEQSDEDIEF; this is encoded by the coding sequence ATGACACACCTAGCTTCTTTGTGCATCTCCACCAACCCCCCACCCCTAGCAATCAGCCTATTTGCCGGAGTAGGCGGGATGGACTTAGGAATAGCATCGGCTGGGTTTGAAATCGCCCTAGCAGTCGAAAAAGACCCACATACAGCAGCCCAATACCGGGAAAACTTCCCCAACACCCCTGTGTTGTGCGCCGATGTCACCCAACTGACCGGTCAAGAAATACTCTCCAGTATCGGCTATAGCTCAGTTGCGATCGATTTAGTAGTAGGAGGCCCATCCTGCCAAGGCTTCTCCCGCATAGGCAAACGCGACCCAAAAGACTCACGCAACTCTGGCGTATACCACTTTGTTCGCCTAGTAGGAGAACTCCAGCCCCGCGCCTTCCTAATGGAAAACGTCGCCTCCATGCGAGACTCACGCTACGCAGAACTCATAGACAACTGTTGGCAGCAACTAAAAAGCTACGGCTACCAAATCCGAGAATGGAAACTCAACGCCAGTAACTACGGCGTACCCCAATCGAGAGAACGCCTATTCTGGGTCGGTTGCCGGGATGCAGCAACGAAGGCACCAGCCCCGCTAGAACAGCCAGTCACAGTCTATGACGCTTTTTCTGACCTACTGCCCCTAGAGGGGCTGCTAGCCCTGGATAAAGACATCATCGAAACCGACTGGCAGCCAGGAGAATACAGCCAGTACCTCAACATCATCTTCACCCCACAGGGCAACTGGAATCCCCAACGCCTAACAGGCTGTACCCTTACCGACCATTCACCAGAAGTAATCGAAAGATTCATCACCGCACCGACTGGAGAAATCGAGCCAATCAGCCGCCTGTACCGCCTAGACTACCAACGTCAATGCACCACCCTCAGAGCCGGAACAGCAACCGCTCAAGGTGGACACACAGCACCGCGTCCCATCCACCCAGAACATCCCAGAGTCATCACCGTCCGAGAAGCAGCCAGACTATCCTCATTCCCCGACTGGTTTCAATTTCATCCCACCAAATGGCGAGGACACCGACAAATTGGTAACGCCGTTCCACCCCTGCTAGCGCGTGCAGTCGGAATCCAGCTAATCGACGCCCTCAGCAACACCCAAAGTTTTTCACCTGATCAAACAAACACAACTAAAACAACAGGGAGTACCACTATGACATCTACCACTATCATTTCTAACTTAGACAACTACAACTTCCCACCATTAACCAGCAGCAAAACAATCAAACTAGCCAAAGAGATAGTAGAACTCGGTTCAACTCACGCCGCCTCCCTCGGAAAAATCAAAGAAGCTAGCTTAGAACTCGGCTACAAACTACTAGAACTTGAAAACGCAGTTGGACAAAGCGAAGTCAAAGAAATCCTCAAACACTGCTTCCCCAAAGAAATTGTTCGCTACTTGAGAAACCTACTCTGCCAAGCCAAACTGATCGAAAAATGTCCTTCATTGTACTCACGCATATTATCCATGCCCATCTGTCACACAGCCATACTCCTAGCAGGAACAGAAGAGCAAATCGAACAAATCCTCACCAGCGACACCAAATGGACAGTAGAACTACTAAAACTTCGCTTGAAAGCCGATAATCATCAGGATACAACCCTACCAATTCCCCTTCTCGCCATCAACGCCCCAGTCAAAATCATCGCCGACGTCCCCGACTCAGGAGAGATTGCTAGAGTAGAAAATATCGACGACGATCGTGTCACAGTCACCAAACTGCATACTGGAGAAGTTAGCAAATTCGATATCAACGAAGTCAAACCATTATGCCAGGATACTTATACCGCACTCACCACAATCCTAGCCACCACAGCTAGCTTGCACACCGCATTCAAAGACGCAGCAGACACAGGAGACCAACGCTTACAGAACGACATCGAAAACAAACTCAACCTTCTCGACAAATCCCGCCGTCAACTCACAGCCAGACTCGCCATAACCGAAAAAGCCGCCAAAAACCTCGCCAGCTATGTAGCCGCAAATACCAGCATAGATCCAATTGCGACCCAAGACGAATGCGCGAGTACTTTTCGAGTCTGGAACATCGGTGAAGACGATCGAGAACCAATTATAGCCAAAGCACAACTACTAGCCAAACTGAGAACCAAACAAATATTTGCACAACCGACACTAGCAGAACTGGCAATAGCCACAGCCACCATCTTACACAAACCCACCACCAAAAACGCAGGCGGCGGTATTCCCATCAGCACCAGAGAATACAGCGAATTAACCGAACTCGTACAGGAAAAAGACTCAACAATACAACAACTCAAAGCCGAACTAGATGAAGTAAAAGCTAATCGTCAAACGGTAGTAGAAACACCAGATAACACCATCTCATCCCGATTAGATGTAATGCAGCAAGAGATGGAATCCCTGCGGACTGCATATCAATCCATCGAACAGAAATACAGCAACGCTCTAACTGAATTAGAATCCTACAAACAACTAACACAGAAACAAGCATCAGAAATCAACGCCCTCAAAAACAGCAATACATCTGTTCAAACCACAGATAACACCAGCACAGCCCAAACATTCCAACCCAACGACATAGTGAGGATAATTGCCAATAGCAATCAAGCCTTAGTCAATCAAATGGGCATTTTCCGAGAAGTAGAAATAGAAGAATTGCCTTTGGGGACAAGAGAAAGAGCCGTAGTCGTGTTAAGTCCAGGCACGAGATTTCAAATCCCCGTGCGGATTGCCAATTATCAACAATCATTAGAAAAATTGGCAATAACTAAAGAGGAATTTCTCGTGTTTGCACAAGCAGAAGACTTAGTGGAACAAAACAAAGACTTAGAAAGTAGAATTGAACACAAGGAATCGAAAATTGATGAAGCAGTTTGTCAGATAGGTCGCTGTCTGGCTCAACTTGGCATACCTGGATGGTATGAAAAAGGCGTATATATTGACTCGCAGGGACGTACTCATTCAGATGCAATAGCATTAGAAGAAGGAGTCAAAACTATTGCTGAAATTCTCGTCAATCTAGAAACACAAGTATCTTATTCAGAACAGTCTGACGAAGACATCGAATTTTAG